The following are encoded together in the Blautia obeum ATCC 29174 genome:
- a CDS encoding DUF4209 domain-containing protein, with translation MNIYELLNKIVVNRRHSLSVNLFTEEAREELDENEKHIFDLLRNISSLGTKIYNKGIEFHPMFVMSDGSRTFSIDDISEDDYLVLQNLELDKIPLSLRALIADLLWTKKKKFDAAKIAADAYWQLFKLWYKDEDNIGTLDMIRRAVCISAQTKQTTLYNEIQEWFKEFIDTRAASTEGFFALRVMELFFEQKYFDVSVILKVLDDLIEKNNDNIAKVEQAYELKEECLFKLQRKEEATQNNILLADYYIKFAEKIFQKDIQGALRAVNFFQKGIILYRNNGEPEKAETTHKRLVEIQREIPKIMVPFSIELDIKGVVDNLKVNMEGLSFEECVIRLTQMFVFEKQEDIKKRVIEEFKDNPISHLFGKSLINAQGQTVLVLPPLDIHDPEKNPKLMELHMYQNALEKQKVTGDIWMKNALLIIRDKFVMNKSMVEFLVKDNPIIPDGRERIFQSGLYMFLNGDYYEALHILAPQVENLFRNIAREVGGLTVTLENDGSSMEKVLSSIFSLPELLDCYDNDILFTFRGLLNEQSGANIRNEIAHGIISGYACSTGVCLYFGVAVIKLLSLTSSSCYQILKKSEKLKHFEMPDKDALKVVK, from the coding sequence ATGAATATATATGAATTATTGAATAAAATTGTAGTGAATAGAAGACATTCGCTGTCGGTCAATTTGTTTACTGAAGAAGCTAGGGAAGAATTAGATGAGAACGAAAAACATATTTTTGATTTGTTGAGGAATATATCTTCTCTAGGAACAAAAATTTATAATAAAGGAATAGAATTTCATCCAATGTTTGTAATGTCCGATGGTAGTCGGACTTTTTCGATAGATGATATATCTGAAGATGATTATTTGGTGCTGCAGAATTTGGAATTGGATAAAATACCTTTGAGCTTACGTGCGTTGATTGCAGATCTACTGTGGACTAAGAAAAAGAAATTTGATGCAGCTAAAATTGCAGCAGATGCGTATTGGCAATTATTTAAGCTGTGGTATAAGGACGAAGATAATATTGGTACGCTTGATATGATTCGCAGAGCAGTGTGTATTTCGGCGCAAACAAAGCAAACTACATTGTATAACGAAATACAAGAGTGGTTTAAGGAGTTTATAGATACTAGGGCAGCAAGTACAGAGGGCTTTTTTGCATTGAGAGTAATGGAATTGTTCTTTGAACAAAAGTATTTTGACGTATCGGTAATTTTGAAAGTATTAGATGATTTGATTGAAAAAAACAACGATAATATTGCAAAGGTAGAACAAGCTTATGAGTTAAAAGAGGAATGTTTATTTAAATTGCAGAGAAAAGAAGAAGCAACGCAAAATAATATTTTGTTGGCAGATTATTATATAAAATTTGCTGAGAAAATATTTCAGAAGGATATACAAGGAGCGTTAAGAGCTGTTAATTTTTTTCAAAAAGGAATAATATTATATCGGAATAATGGAGAGCCGGAAAAGGCAGAAACTACTCATAAAAGGCTTGTTGAAATTCAGAGAGAAATCCCCAAAATAATGGTGCCGTTTTCTATTGAATTAGATATTAAAGGTGTTGTCGACAATCTTAAAGTTAATATGGAAGGGCTATCGTTTGAGGAATGTGTAATTCGGCTGACTCAAATGTTTGTGTTTGAAAAGCAGGAGGATATTAAAAAACGTGTAATAGAAGAATTTAAAGATAACCCGATTTCACATTTGTTTGGCAAGAGTTTAATAAATGCCCAAGGACAAACAGTGCTGGTATTACCACCACTTGATATTCATGATCCAGAAAAAAATCCGAAACTTATGGAACTACATATGTATCAAAATGCATTGGAAAAGCAAAAAGTCACGGGTGATATTTGGATGAAGAATGCTTTGCTTATAATAAGAGATAAATTTGTTATGAATAAATCTATGGTGGAGTTTTTGGTAAAAGATAATCCAATTATTCCAGATGGAAGAGAAAGAATTTTTCAAAGCGGATTATATATGTTTTTGAACGGAGATTATTATGAAGCATTACACATCCTTGCACCACAGGTAGAAAACCTTTTTAGAAATATTGCACGAGAGGTTGGCGGCTTAACAGTAACATTGGAAAATGATGGTTCGTCAATGGAAAAGGTATTAAGTTCAATTTTTTCTTTGCCAGAATTATTAGATTGTTATGATAATGATATTTTGTTTACATTTAGAGGGCTGCTAAACGAGCAATCTGGTGCCAATATACGAAATGAAATTGCACATGGCATCATAAGTGGATATGCTTGCTCTACAGGTGTTTGTCTATATTTTGGTGTGGCAGTTATAAAGTTACTTTCGCTTACATCATCTTCCTGTTATCAGATATTAAAAAAAAGTGAAAAGCTAAAGCATTTTGAAATGCCAGATAAGGACGCACTCAAAGTAGTTAAGTAA
- a CDS encoding Fic family protein yields the protein MKYLLVADIAKKWNMSERSVRNYCAKGRVNGAFLTGKTWNIPENAEKPERTNKRKEEPITLLDILKEQKASKYSGGIYHKTQIDLTYNSNHMEGSRLTHDQTRYIFETNTIGVEKEVLNVDDVIETANHFRCIDVIIDHAKAALTEKFIKEIHLVLKNGTSDSRKDWFAVGDYKKLPNEVGGMDTVLPEEVADKMKALLTEYNAKEEKTFADILDFHVKFERIHPFQDGNGRVGRLIMFKECLKYNIVPFIIEDNLKMFYYRGLKEWNNEKGYLTDTCLTAQDKYKAYLDYFRIAY from the coding sequence ATGAAATACCTTTTAGTTGCTGATATAGCAAAAAAATGGAATATGTCAGAACGCAGTGTTAGAAATTACTGTGCAAAGGGGCGTGTGAACGGTGCGTTTCTCACTGGTAAGACATGGAACATTCCAGAAAACGCAGAGAAACCGGAGCGCACCAACAAAAGAAAAGAAGAACCGATTACGTTGTTGGATATTCTGAAAGAGCAGAAGGCAAGTAAATACTCCGGCGGGATTTATCATAAGACACAGATTGACTTGACCTATAACTCTAACCATATGGAAGGAAGCCGTCTGACGCACGATCAGACCAGATATATCTTTGAAACCAATACCATCGGTGTAGAAAAAGAAGTGCTGAACGTGGATGACGTGATTGAAACAGCAAATCACTTCCGTTGCATTGATGTGATTATTGATCACGCAAAAGCAGCTCTGACGGAGAAGTTCATTAAAGAAATTCACTTGGTTTTGAAGAATGGCACCAGTGATTCCAGAAAAGATTGGTTTGCTGTCGGCGATTATAAGAAACTTCCGAATGAAGTCGGCGGCATGGATACCGTCCTTCCGGAAGAAGTTGCCGATAAAATGAAGGCATTGCTAACGGAATACAACGCCAAAGAAGAAAAGACCTTTGCGGATATTCTTGACTTCCATGTGAAGTTTGAGCGGATCCATCCATTCCAGGACGGCAACGGTCGTGTGGGCAGATTAATTATGTTTAAGGAATGTCTGAAATATAATATCGTTCCGTTTATCATTGAGGATAATCTGAAGATGTTCTACTACCGTGGACTGAAAGAGTGGAACAATGAGAAAGGTTATTTGACAGATACCTGTTTGACCGCACAGGATAAGTACAAGGCATATTTGGATTATTTTAGAATTGCATATTAA